One Candida dubliniensis CD36 chromosome 1, complete sequence genomic region harbors:
- a CDS encoding aspartyl-tRNA synthetase, mitochondrial (Similar to S. cerevisiae MSD1;~Similar to C. albicans MSD1) — MLKILSKIQQNGVRYISTLPDKASTLAKFDFPLATHTIKSIDSNIENYLNKQQTKVTLNGHVHRKSRIRPALGFAFLRDTNGDEIQLLATPKYTEPSIFELMKKLTVEDSVSVTGFVQPKESKMGKDQQWELVVEDFQILNSSNLDAAQLDKLKHNSPQNIPPQFRYLQLRTPYYQKSLRLRSEAAKVIRNIFIENHDFVEIETPLLFKSTPEGAREFLVPTRSFNKFYALPQSPQQYKQILMSSGFTRYFQVAKCFRDEDLRSDRQPEFTQIDLEMSFVNNSDQVGIVVEDVIHNVWNKVGGKPTYKVNDEGFLEKVDLAEAGKSLQFNKLNYIDALVKYGIDKPDLRSNLSFISLEDIFVAKENADFPVVEVCVLKEAFDASSGKYKLPKTFIDDHNFSSRRPYVWAIQKNDDTFSYFKKLIDANIIATTDKFDESKLQELLNLQPGDILAVSTRAQFPYENPTPLGKFRQLAIEEFPHKWQRPIIENGQLSVDYDRNDMVVGSWVVNFPLFNPVEESSLISSATQENLKPKYPLYNFKKFESTHHPFTMAKIEDYDLLETNPLKVHGEHYDLVINGVEVGGGSRRIHDPALQQYIFEEILQISNFQQLFGHLLKALSMGCPPHAGLALGFDRLCAMLVGSPSIRDVIAFPKNQSGVDPVVESPTGVKEATLNEYFITTKI, encoded by the coding sequence ATGCTTAAAATACTATCGaaaatacaacaaaatGGTGTTAGATACATTTCCACCCTCCCTGATAAAGCATCAACTTTAgcaaaatttgatttcccCTTAGCTACTCATACCATAAAATCAATCGATTccaatattgaaaactatttaaataaacaacaaactaaAGTAACATTAAATGGACATGTACATAGAAAGTCAAGAATAAGGCCTGCTTTAGGATTTGCATTTTTAAGAGATACCAATGGTGATGAAATCCAATTGTTGGCAACTCCGAAATATACCGAACCATCtatatttgaattgatgaaaaaattgactGTGGAAGATTCTGTTAGTGTGACTGGTTTTGTTCAACCTAAAGAATCCAAAATGGGTAAAGATCAACAATGGGAATTGGTTGTGGAAGATttccaaatattaaattcatCTAATTTAGATGCTGCCCAattagataaattgaaacataATAGTCCTCAGAATATCCCTCCTCAATTTAGATATTTACAATTAAGAACACCATACTATCAAAAGTCTTTAAGATTAAGGAGTGAAGCAGCAAAAGTTATTCGAAAcatatttattgaaaaccatgattttgttgaaattgaaactccattattattcaagTCAACTCCGGAGGGGGCACGAGAATTTTTGGTTCCAACAAGatcttttaataaattttatgCATTACCACAATCACCTCaacaatataaacaaatctTGATGAGTTCTGGGTTTACTCGATATTTCCAAGTTGCTAAATGTTTTAGAGATGAAGATTTACGATCAGACAGACAACCTGAATTCActcaaattgatttggaaatGAGTTTTGTAAATAATTCTGATCAAGTTGGAATTGTTGTGGAGGATGTGATTCATAATGTTTGGAATAAAGTTGGTGGTAAACCAACTTATAAAGTCAATGATGAAGgatttttggaaaaagtTGATCTTGCTGAGGCTGGTAAATCTTtacaatttaataaattaaactaTATTGATGCCTTGGTGAAATATGGAATTGACAAACCTGATTTAAGATCAAACTTGTCATTCATAAGTCTTGAAGATATTTTTGTTGCTAAAGAAAATGCTGATTTCCCAGTTGTCGAAGTTTGTGTTTTGAAGGAAGCTTTTGATGCTTCTTCCGGGAAATATAAGTTACCTAAAACTTTTATTGATGATCATAACTTTTCATCTAGAAGACCTTATGTATGGGCAATACAAAAGAACGATGATACATTCAGttatttcaagaaattgattgatgcAAATATTATAGCTACTACAGacaaatttgatgaaagtAAATTGCAAGAATTGTTAAATTTACAACCAGGTGATATTCTTGCTGTATCTACAAGAGCACAGTTCCCATATGAAAATCCAACGCCATTAGGTAAATTCAGACAGTTGGCAATAGAAGAATTCCCACATAAATGGCAGCGTcctattattgaaaatggcCAATTAAGCGTTGATTATGATCGCAATGATATGGTTGTTGGATCTTGGGTTGTTAATTTCCCATTATTTAACCCAGTGGAAGAATCTTCACTAATTTCTAGTGCCACTCAAGAAAACTTGAAACCAAAATACCCActttataattttaaaaaatttgaatccACACATCATCCATTCACTATGGCCAAGATTGAAGATTACGATTTGCTAGAGACTAATCCTTTGAAGGTTCATGGTGAACATTATGATTTGGTCATAAATGGAGTTGaagttggtggtggttcAAGAAGAATACACGATCCTGCATTGCAACAATACATTTTTGAAGAGATTTtgcaaatttcaaatttccaACAATTGTTTGGTCATTTATTGAAAGCATTGAGTATGGGTTGTCCACCACATGCTGGTTTGGCATTAGGATTCGATAGATTGTGTGCCATGTTAGTAGGATCCCCCAGTATTAGAGATGTAATAGCATTTCCAAAGAATCAATCAGGAGTTGATCCAGTAGTAGAGAGTCCTACGGGAGTCAAAGAGGCAACACTTAATGAATACTTTATAACTACAAAGATCTAG
- a CDS encoding nucleolar protein required for 18S rRNA synthesis, putative (Similar to S. cerevisiae NOP9), with product MGKTKSRGRRAEKKSKKNEPEFNEDVSNLDSDATFANHESSSTSGIPNTFFGLVDNNELDYFKQAESTLNINAFESEEERQGFINSVLEEAQGKELKLVTNQICSKLMERLILFANYNQLKKIFKQFQNHFVSLAFHKYASHVLETLLVRSAALIEKELTQTDEEQLQLQEEKEEEDKDSINDVPMEDLFISMLNEFKPHLTTMIDHSYASHVLRLLILILAGKELPSSITSNSTLRSKKSKIARKMIEIKDNEDFDRAFQTPQSFKNELRAYCQTIIAGLDTKSARELSIHKIGSPVLQLLIQVEGLVDRERSFWHLIFAKDSEGKDSVEESFVEYLLSDSVGSHFLESIIKNDGARPKYIERLYKLYMKDRVLKLAKRSTTGVYIIQALLFKLKPVEVEYILDQIIPELAELISIADNQNLDLANKLIDASISRGNYRRDEIINQLFIKFAPNYDIENPSDNTSTEFIENILQLTGSTLGNTRDDWPTAEERKRALFLEKLMEYDYKFVICTWFNFMALPIERFVQMCFHGVFCHVVEKALIVEPEEPKTIQILRKRLLNIFQSQIVGLACNSYGSHIVDTLWNFTVLLPMYKDRIASELLSESHKVKESTYGRLVWKNWGMELFVRKKYDWKALIKQQEQEYYGETEDSTEKRAKKPIELKMERLAEEKRRQEEMAERAQSGYTKRKLEEATGTGSEKKQKLRGRRR from the coding sequence ATGGGTAAAACTAAATCTAGAGGGAGAAGAGCTGAAAAGAAgagtaaaaaaaatgaaccAGAGTTTAATGAAGATGTTTCAAATTTAGATTCAGATGCAACTTTTGCAAACCatgaatcatcatcaacttcTGGTATTCCTAATACATTCTTTGGACTTGTGGATAACAATGAATTAGATTATTTTAAACAAGCTGAATCTACATTAAATATTAATGCATTTGAAAGCGAAGAAGAAAGACAAGGTTTTATAAATTCCGTATTAGAAGAAGCTCAAggtaaagaattgaaattggtgactaatcaaatttgttCTAAATTAATGGAAagattaattttatttgccaattataatcaattgaagaaaatttttaaacaattccaaaatcattttgtttctttagCATTTCATAAATATGCATCGCACGTGTTAGAGACATTACTTGTTAGATCAGCAGCTTTAATCGAAAAGGAATTAACTCAAACAGACGAAgaacaattacaattacaagaagaaaaagaagaagaagacaaAGACAGTATCAATGATGTGCCAATGGAAGACTTATTTATAAGTATGCTTAATGAATTTAAGCCTCATTTGACTACTATGATAGATCATCTGTATGCCTCACATGTTTTGAGACTCTTAATATTGATTCTCGCTGGGAAAGAATtaccatcatcaataacttcaaattcaactttAAGATCgaaaaaatccaaaattgCCAGAAAAATGATTGAAATAAAAGATAATGAAGATTTTGATCGTGCTTTCCAAACTCCACAATCAttcaaaaatgaattacGGGCATATTGTCAAACAATAATTGCAGGATTAGACACGAAATCAGCTAGAGAATTAAGTATTCATAAAATTGGATCGCCTGTAttacaattattgattcaagTTGAAGGGTTAGTTGATCGTGAACGTTCCTTTTGGCATCTTATATTTGCTAAAGATCTGGAAGGTAAAGATTCGGTAGAAGAATCATTTGTTGAATACTTGTTATCTGATTCAGTTGGATCACATTTCTTAGAatctattattaaaaatgatgGTGCTCGTCCAAAATATATTGAGAGATTATATAAACTATACATGAAGGATAGAGTATTGAAATTGGCTAAAAGATCAACCACTGGAGTGTACATTATTCAAGCgttattgtttaaattgaaaccaGTAGAGgttgaatatattttagATCAAATTATTCCTGAATTAGCAGAATTGATATCTATTGCCGATAATCAAAACTTAGATTTGGccaataaattaattgatgcaTCGATTTCTCGTGGCAATTATAGACGTGatgaaataataaatcaattatttatcaaatttgcTCCAAAttatgatattgaaaaccCTTCTGACAATACATCTACGGAATTCATAGAAAATATCTTACAATTGACTGGTTCGACATTAGGTAACACAAGAGATGATTGGCCAACGGcagaagaaagaaagcGTGCGttatttttagaaaaattaatgGAATACGATTATAAGTTTGTTATATGCACATGGTTTAACTTTATGGCTTTACCAATTGAAAGATTTGTTCAAATGTGTTTCCATGGGGTGTTTTGTcatgttgttgaaaaagcATTGATTGTTGAACCTGAAGAACCGAAAActattcaaattttaaGGAAAAGATTACTAAATATTTTCCAAAGTCAAATTGTTGGCCTTGCATGCAATTCATATGGATCTCATATCGTTGATACTTTATGGAATTTTACTGTATTGTTACCAATGTACAAGGATAGAATAGCTTCAGAATTATTAAGCGAGTCTCATAAAGTTAAAGAAAGTACTTATGGTAGATTAGTCTGGAAAAATTGGGGAATGGAATTGTTTGTTCGTAAAAAATATGATTGGAAAGCTTTGatcaaacaacaagaacaagaatatTATGGAGAAACTGAAGATTCCACTGAAAAAAGAGCTAAGAAACCaatagaattgaaaatggaaaGATTAGCTGAAGAGAAAAGACGTCAAGAAGAAATGGCTGAAAGAGCTCAAAGTGGATATACAAAACGTAAATTGGAAGAAGCTACGGGAACAGGTTctgaaaagaaacaaaaactcAGAGGACGTAGACGTTAA
- a CDS encoding conserved hypothetical protein (fusion of albicans alleles: (orf19.1037; orf19.8639) + (orf19.1038; orf19.8640); (orf19.11962; orf19.4482) + (orf19.11963; orf19.4483)), producing the protein MPIPITTFIITGKEEGEDDEEEDNDSHNLEFEERRRRAESQRIRSPFKHPWWTAFSDSGPQPRCLDEWLTVEISNSIRKKPDWKIKYKNDEIVVKWKQGIKQQYQDKSKTRYLDQIIDYVFKELQWYEDVEKDLNTFQIGCDYRIVFSDGAINESLKKSFINGVQKLMESFGNDFDYYHLGSNNQVIDLVHPSLYIVQYDKTPVLKNGQLEIIKYGEEIEYAKAGVDPSGVSKKFQWIPALMTKNSNGKFEFGSYINNLHPIKYKDLYDSIGDIFNAAIPGLNCVLTRYASQEFIRIPIPGGSDAYTDEYDKDREELDAELEREAEETGHDYDWEKMEAFEKDKSKYLREFIPKWEQAPVFDKPIDLATMFDNLKVIVKLANIELTPENPVYAGGSWHVEGAINEDIVATVLYYYDVENITESRLSFRTGFDDPCYERDDRFYIETIFGFHGDDLMVREIGGIEVEKNRIIVFPNMFQHYVDPFELKDKTKPGHRKILCFFIVDPYNHNVITTDKVPPQQKEWWDDSSLDYLFPGNLKQQILDLKGDNSSSWPMTLAQAKEARVALMEERFARGEGDDFESGFSRYFALNET; encoded by the coding sequence ATGCCAATTCCAATAACTACTTTCATCATAACTggaaaagaagaaggggaagatgatgaggaagaagataatgatTCACATAATTTGGAGtttgaagaaagaagaagacgcGCTGAATCTCAAAGAATTAGGTCTCCATTTAAGCATCCATGGTGGACTGCTTTTTCTGATTCTGGTCCTCAACCAAGATGCCTAGATGAATGGTTGACAGTTGAAATCTCTAATtcaattagaaaaaaaCCAGATTGGAAGATTAAATACAAGAATGATGAGATTGTTGTTAAATGGAAACAGGGaattaaacaacaatatcaagATAAATCCAAAACCAGATATTTAgatcaaataattgattatgtCTTTAAGGAATTACAATGGTATGAAGATGTGgaaaaagatttaaatACGTTTCAAATTGGTTGTGATTACAGAATTGTATTCTCAGATGGTGCTATCAATGAGTCATTGAAAAAGAGTTTCATCAATGGAGTTCAAAAATTAATGGAATCATTTGGGAATGATTTCgattattatcatctaGGGTCCAACAATCAAgttattgatttggttCATCCTTCTTTATACATTGTTCAATATGATAAAACTCCAGTTTTAAAAAATGGTCAAttagaaattattaaatatggAGAAGAAATCGAGTATGCAAAAGCTGGTGTTGATCCATCTGGAGTATCTAAAAAATTCCAATGGATTCCGGCTCTCATGACTAAGAATTCTAATGggaaatttgaatttggttcttatatcaataatttacatcctatcaaatataaagaTTTGTATGATTCAATTGGTGATATTTTCAATGCCGCTATTCCTGGTTTGAATTGTGTATTGACTCGATATGCATCACAAGAGTTTATTCGTATTCCAATTCCAGGAGGCAGTGATGCTTACACTGACGAGTATGATAAAGATCGTGAAGAATTAGATGCAGAATTGGAACGTGAAGCCGAGGAAACAGGTCATGATTATGATTGGGAAAAGATGGAGgcatttgaaaaagataaacTGAAATATCTTCGTGAATTTATTCCTAAATGGGAACAAGCCCCAGTTTTTGATAAACCAATTGATCTCGCCACCatgtttgataatttgaaagtTATTGTGAAATTGGCAAATATTGAACTTACGCCAGAAAACCCTGTTTATGCTGGTGGATCATGGCATGTTGAAGGTGCGATCAATGAAGATATTGTAGCCACCgtattgtattattatgatgTTGAGAATATTACTGAATCAAGACTTTCTTTTAGAACCGGATTTGATGATCCTTGTTATGAACGAGATGATAGATTTTATATAGAAACAATTTTTGGATTTCATGGAGATGATCTTATGGTTAGAGAAATTGGAGGAattgaagttgaaaaaaatagaattattGTGTTCCCCAATATGTTTCAACATTATGTTGATCCTTTTGaattaaaagataaaaCCAAGCCTGGTCATAGGAAAAtcctttgttttttcattgttgatCCATATAATCATAATGTCATTACTACTGATAAAGTTCCACCTCAACAAAAAGAATGGTGGGATGATTCTAGTTTAGATTATTTGTTTCCTGGAaatttaaaacaacaaattttagATTTAAAGGGAGACAACTCGTCGTCTTGGCCAATGACATTAGCACAGGCAAAGGAAGCTAGAGTTGCCTTGATGGAAGAGAGATTTGCTAGAGGTGAAggtgatgattttgaaagtGGATTTTCAAGATATTTTGCATTAAATGAAACTTAG
- a CDS encoding geranylgeranyl transferase type II alpha subunit, putative (Similar to S. cerevisiae BET4;~Similar to C. albicans BET4;~spliced gene) — MQHGIKRVKLSEEAKRLKLQKDQIKIENYRQLTNEIFNLRNNGNYSDKALIKTNELLIINPEFYTIWNYRREILINNYSNNKEIYEDILNQDLNFVLIQLKKFPKCYWIWNHRRWLLFELVKLDKINWNYEFSIICKLLDLDQRNFHGWHYRRFIIENMELQYENNLIKKLEINLNEFNYTTLKIEKDFSNFSAWHNRSKLIPKIYNLLQQQQQQQQQNQNEKIVDNLPGSIELFKDPILLLNNDLEMIKTGIYMSPEDTSVWLYLYWLLTDDLFIKAFKSSNDYMNILNEQLQLINEVNEMEKEDTGKDNIGCLKTMIFINTLIQKQNQNQNQNQNQNNQILTEQIKNYLIKLIEIDPLRKNKYLQQLSGKAPIFTIENVLKIENI, encoded by the exons ATG cAACATGGGATTAAACGAGTCAAATTATCTGAAGAAGCAAAACGAttaaaattacaaaaagatcaaattaaaattgaaaattatcgtcaattaactaatgaaatatttaatttaagaAATAATGGGAATTATTCTGATAAAGcattaattaaaactaatgaattattaattataaatcCGGAATTTTATACTATATGGAATTATCGTCGagaaatattaattaataattattcaaacaataaagaaatttatGAAGATATTCTTAATcaagatttaaattttgttcttattcaattaaaaaaatttcctAAATGTTATTGGATTTGGAATCATCGTCGTTggttattatttgaattagttaaacttgataaaattaattggaattatgaattttcaattatttgtaaattattagatttaGATCAAAGAAATTTTCATGGTTGGCATTATCGAAGatttataattgaaaatatggAATTACAATatgaaaacaatttaattaaaaaattggaaattaatttaaatgaatttaattatacaactttaaaaattgaaaaagattttcTGAATTTTTCTGCATGGCATAATCGAAGTAAATTAATTCctaaaatatataatttacttcaacaacaacaacaacaacaacaacagaatcaaaatgaaaaaattgttgataatttgcCCGGTAGTAtagaattatttaaagatccaatattattattaaataatgatttagaaaTGATTAAAACTGGAATTTATATGAGTCCTGAAGATACTTCAGTTTGgttatatttatattggtTATTAACTGATGATCTTTTCATTAAAGcttttaaatcatcaaatgattATATGAATATCTTAAATgaacaattacaattaattaatgaagtTAATGAAATGGAAAAAGAAGATACTGGTAAAGATAATATTGGATGTTTGAAAACTatgatttttattaatacattaattcaaaaacaaaaccaaaaccaaaaccaaaaccaaaaccaaaataatcaaatattaactgaacaaattaaaaattatttaattaaattaattgaaattgatccACTTcggaaaaataaatatttacaacaacTTTCTGGTAAAGCTCCAATTTTCACCATAGAAaatgttttgaaaattgaaaatatttaa
- a CDS encoding mitotic spindle checkpoint component (MAD2), putative (Similar to S. cerevisiae MAD2;~Similar to S. pombe MAD2;~Similar to C. albicans MAD2), with amino-acid sequence MPSSSSSLQPSSKLALKGSSKIVCDYFEFALNSILYQRGIYPQEDFITIKKYDLPMVINDDYEVQKYINNIMKQIKKWIYGSKLTKFVVVIISKSNLETVERWEFNIETKEPPIENGDDDDDNNNNNNNNEGKSRQEIQKEIRAIIRQITSSVSYLPVLKDSDTDTDGEGYTFNVLVYTDPNTSIPIEWCDTQGDGKILHGNNIDNVKFTSFSTDIHQIGTSVSYKYE; translated from the coding sequence AtgccatcatcatcatcatcattacaACCATCATCTAAATTAGCTCTTAAAGGATCACTGAAAATAGTTTGtgattattttgaatttgctttaaattcaatattatatcAACGAGGTATTTATCCTCAAGAAGATTTTATAactataaaaaaatatgatttaCCAATGGTTataaatgatgattatgaagtacaaaaatatattaataatattatgaaacaaattaaaaaatggATTTATGGTTcaaaattgacaaaatttgttgttgttattatatctaaatcaaatttagaAACTGTTGAACGATGGGaattcaatattgaaaCTAAAGAACCcccaattgaaaatggtgatgatgatgatgataataataataataataataataatgaaggAAAATCTCGTCAAgaaatacaaaaagaaataagaGCAATTATACGTCAAATTACTAGTCTGGTTTCATATTTACCAGTTTTAAAAGATAGTGATACTGATACTGATGGTGAAGGATATACATTTAATGTGTTAGTATATACCGATCCTAATACttcaattccaattgaatGGTGTGATACTCAAGGTGATGGGAAAATATTACatggtaataatattgataatgttaAATTTACTTCATTTAGTACTGATATTCATCAAATAGGTACATCAGTTAGTTATAAATATGAATAA
- a CDS encoding cyclin-like, CTD kinase 38-kDa-subunit homolohue, putative (Similar to S. cerevisiae CTK2), translating to MPSIVQISRPFFSHKEISYLHNQTISDNLKPHYTNIKNKIFQFLFQIIKQLKFPLRVLATAMNYYQRYYLFNKFEINNGIFEFSDDPYTISMTCLFLASKVEDCIKRLKDIQIVGNKLRDIDDNNNNKIIESNGLSYIEQQRKHILSIEYKLLQIIKFDFNNGPITIRTNVDNLLIQFCKNMKVNYKLSILAWLINFDIMSTPLSLVVPPHCIALAIIIISLNLNPIEINLHHEPLLPNENCLSAQEILQSIDSDDFQCPEILVNEAIIYILDYYIHQYQISILNVYLPSIDSESNKEQIYKFMKLKSEFNDVKIMDEISCTPKLNETDEYLKKWDYTISSKGSTRFMLSNKRRRFNKELQK from the coding sequence atGCCATCAATAGTTCAAATATCTCGTCCATTTTTCAGTcataaagaaatttcttATTTACATAATCAAACCATATCAGATAATCTTAAACCTCATTATACCAATATtaagaataaaatatttcaatttttatttcaaattattaaacaattaaaattcCCATTACGAGTATTAGCAACAgcaatgaattattatcaacgatattatttattcaataaatttgaaattaataatggaatttttgaattttctgATGATCCTTATACAATATCTATGacttgtttatttttagcAAGTAAAGTTGAAGATTGTATTAAACGATTAAAAgatattcaaattgttgGGAATAAATTAAGagatattgatgataataataataataaaattattgaatcaaatggTTTATCATATATTGAACAACAAAGGAAAcatattttatcaattgaatataaattattacaaattattaaatttgattttaataatggTCCAATTACTATAAGAACtaatgttgataatttattaattcaattttgtaaaaatatgaaagttaattataaattatcaattttagCTTggttaattaattttgatataATGTCTACTCCTTTAAGTTTAGTTGTACCTCCTCATTGTATTGCTTTGgctattataattataagtttgaatttaaatccAATAGAAATTAATTTACACCATGAACCATTACTACCAAATGAAAATTGTTTGTCTGCTCAAGAAATAttacaatcaattgatagTGATGATTTCCAATGTCCAGAAATTTTAGTTAATGAAgcaataatttatattttagattattatattcatcaatatcaaatatcaattttaaatgTTTATTTAccatcaattgattcagaATCTAATAAAgaacaaatttataaatttatgaaattaaaatcagAATTTAATGATGTTAAAATAATGGATGAAATTAGTTGTACAcctaaattaaatgaaactgatgaatatttaaaaaaatggGATTATACAATTAGTTCAAAAGGTTCAACTAGATTTATGTTAAGtaataaaagaagaagatttaataaagaattacaaaaatga
- a CDS encoding outer mitochondrial membrane protein porin, putative (Similar to S. cerevisiae POR1;~Similar to C. albicans POR1), whose translation MAPAAYSDLSKASNDLINKDFYHLSTAAVDVKTVAPNGVTFTVKGKTTKDDTISASVDAKYLDKATGLTLTQGWNNANALNTKIELSELLTPGLKGELDTSVVPNGARNAKLNFFYQQSAVNARLFFDLLKGPIATADLVVAHDGFTAGAELGYDISSAKVNKYSVGVGYANLNYGLAATATSNLSVFSAAYFHKVSPLVQVGAKATWDSVKSSNVNVEFATKYALDNTSFIKAKIADSGLTALSYTQELRPGVKLGLGASFDALKLAEPVHKLGFSLSFAA comes from the coding sequence ATGGCTCCAGCTGCTTATTCTGACTTATCTAAAGCTTCCAACGATTTAATCAATAAAgatttttatcatttatcAACTGCTGCTGTTGATGTTAAAACCGTGGCTCCTAATGGTGTCACTTTTACTGTTAAAGGTAAAACTACTAAAGATGATACCATTAGTGCTTCTGTTGATGCTAAATATTTAGATAAAGCTACTGGTTTAACTTTGACTCAAGGTTGGAACAATGCTAATGCTTTAAATaccaaaattgaattatcagAATTATTGACTCCAGGTTTAAAAGGTGAATTGGATACTTCAGTTGTCCCTAATGGTGCTAGAAATgctaaattgaattttttttatcaacaatctGCTGTTAATGCCAGATTattctttgatttattaaaaggTCCAATTGCTACTGCCGATTTAGTTGTTGCTCATGATGGATTCACTGCTGGTGCTGAATTAGGTTATGACATTTCTTCTGCTAaagttaataaatattctgttggtgttggttaTGCCAACTTAAATTATGGTTTAGCTGCTACTGCCACTTCTAATTTATCAGTATTTTCCGCTGCTTATTTCCATAAAGTTTCTCCATTAGTTCAAGTTGGTGCTAAAGCTACTTGGGATTCAGTTAAATCTTCTAATGTTAATGTTGAATTTGCTACTAAATATGCTTTAGATAATACTTCATTCATTAAAGCCAAGATTGCTGATTCTGGTTTGACTGCTTTATCTTATACTCAAGAATTAAGACCAGGAGTTAAATTAGGTTTGGGTGCTTCTTTTGATGCTTTGAAATTGGCTGAACCAGTTCATAAATTAGGATTCTCCTTATCTTTTGCTGCTTAA